One genomic region from Conexibacter woesei DSM 14684 encodes:
- a CDS encoding GNAT family N-acetyltransferase, with product MGARRTPPGDARFALLGASDVDAAARVANSTIPPSPEAPAESVDGRLARLRARIERARATDQSGAWVAREDGEVVGLALALRSDGVWVLSLLAVSPAAQSGGLGRGLLQRSLTHADGCRGALIASSSDPRAIRVYAGAGFDLRPAMAASGPVDRAAIPAGLDALVRAAGPGDAVGTEPVDAAVRGGTRAAHIVQLLDVPDTRLYLAGRAGEERGYAIGREGRVIAVAATDEAAAQALLWRLLADARGTAMAERITGGQDWAIEVLLRAGLAVGPDGPVFTRGRLGTLRPFLPSGAYL from the coding sequence ATGGGCGCCCGGCGGACCCCGCCCGGCGACGCCCGCTTCGCGCTGCTCGGCGCCAGCGACGTGGACGCGGCCGCGCGGGTCGCCAACAGCACGATCCCGCCGTCGCCGGAGGCGCCCGCCGAGTCGGTCGACGGCCGTCTCGCGCGCCTGCGAGCGCGGATCGAGCGGGCGCGCGCGACCGATCAAAGCGGCGCGTGGGTCGCGCGGGAGGACGGCGAGGTCGTCGGCCTCGCGCTCGCGCTGCGCAGCGACGGCGTCTGGGTCCTCTCGCTGCTCGCGGTCTCGCCCGCGGCGCAGAGCGGAGGCCTCGGCCGCGGTCTGCTGCAGCGCTCGCTGACGCACGCCGACGGTTGTCGCGGCGCGCTGATCGCCTCCTCCAGCGACCCGCGCGCGATCCGCGTCTACGCCGGCGCAGGCTTCGACCTGCGGCCGGCGATGGCCGCCTCCGGCCCGGTCGACCGCGCAGCGATCCCGGCCGGGCTCGACGCGCTCGTGCGCGCGGCCGGTCCCGGTGACGCCGTGGGGACGGAGCCGGTCGACGCCGCGGTCCGCGGCGGCACGCGCGCCGCGCACATCGTGCAGCTGCTCGACGTCCCCGACACGCGCCTCTACCTCGCCGGCCGCGCGGGCGAGGAGCGCGGCTACGCCATCGGCCGCGAGGGCCGCGTCATCGCGGTCGCCGCGACCGACGAGGCGGCGGCGCAGGCGCTGCTGTGGCGGCTGCTCGCCGACGCGCGCGGGACCGCGATGGCGGAGCGGATCACGGGCGGGCAGGACTGGGCGATCGAGGTGCTGCTGCGCGCCGGCCTCGCCGTCGGGCCGGACGGCCCGGTCTTCACGCGCGGACGGCTCGGCACGCTGCGGCCGTTCCTGCCGAGCGGGGCATATCTGTAG
- a CDS encoding acetolactate synthase large subunit: MPARRRASDLFVECLEAEGVQYVFGIPGEETLDLSESLEDSSVQFVPVRHEQGGAYMADMYGRLTGRAGVCLGTLGPGATNLITAVADAYLDRAPLVALTGQADVERMHKESHQYIDLVQILRPVVKWNARVSSPDIVPEVVRKAFKLAEAEKPGATHLELPEDVMAAAVDDADVAASRPLPRQQPVRTEPRARDLLRAAEIIRAAKKPVALAGNGVVRGGAAPALREFSRATGIKVAETFMAKGVVDADSANALGTVGLQARDYALAGFEDADVVIAIGYDLVEHAPKHWNPRRDKQIVVIDTVPAEIDANFVPDVELIGDIYGVLARLADECRDTLHTGGSQQPRELVRGRLGDAATDDAFPAHPPRALLEIRKAMGRDDILISDVGLHKLWIGRMFPAHEPNTVMIANGLAGMGFAVPSAIGAKLVHPERKVVTVSGDGGFLMNCQELETAVRLRTPFVNVIWENRQYGSIVWKQDKKFGRHFGVDFTNPDFVMLAESFGLPAWRAESIEDFAARFQHALTLDVPSLIVLPIDYSPDVALTEQLGTETVAT; this comes from the coding sequence ATGCCCGCCCGCCGCCGCGCCTCCGACCTGTTCGTCGAGTGTCTCGAAGCGGAGGGCGTCCAGTACGTCTTCGGCATTCCCGGCGAGGAGACGCTCGACCTGAGCGAGTCGCTGGAGGACTCCAGCGTGCAGTTCGTCCCGGTCCGCCACGAGCAGGGCGGCGCGTACATGGCCGACATGTACGGCCGCCTCACCGGCCGCGCCGGCGTCTGCCTCGGCACGCTCGGCCCCGGTGCGACGAACCTGATCACCGCCGTCGCCGACGCCTACCTCGACCGCGCGCCGCTCGTCGCGCTGACCGGCCAGGCCGACGTCGAGCGGATGCACAAGGAGTCGCACCAGTACATCGACCTGGTTCAGATCCTCAGACCGGTCGTGAAGTGGAACGCGCGCGTGTCGAGCCCCGACATCGTGCCGGAGGTCGTGCGCAAGGCGTTCAAGCTCGCCGAGGCGGAGAAGCCGGGCGCGACCCACCTGGAGCTGCCCGAGGACGTGATGGCCGCGGCGGTCGACGACGCCGACGTCGCCGCCTCGCGCCCGCTGCCGCGCCAGCAGCCGGTCCGCACCGAGCCGCGCGCTCGCGACCTGCTGCGGGCCGCCGAGATCATCCGCGCCGCGAAGAAGCCGGTCGCGCTCGCCGGCAACGGCGTCGTGCGCGGCGGCGCCGCCCCGGCACTGCGCGAGTTCAGCCGCGCGACCGGCATCAAGGTCGCCGAGACGTTCATGGCGAAGGGCGTCGTCGACGCCGACTCCGCAAACGCGCTCGGCACCGTCGGCCTGCAGGCGCGCGACTACGCGCTCGCCGGCTTCGAGGACGCCGACGTCGTGATCGCGATCGGCTACGACCTCGTCGAGCACGCGCCCAAGCACTGGAACCCGCGACGCGACAAGCAGATCGTCGTGATCGACACGGTGCCGGCGGAGATCGACGCCAACTTCGTGCCCGACGTCGAGCTGATCGGCGACATCTACGGTGTGCTGGCGCGGCTCGCGGACGAGTGCCGCGACACGCTCCACACCGGCGGCTCGCAGCAGCCGCGCGAGCTGGTGCGCGGCCGCCTCGGCGACGCCGCGACCGACGACGCCTTCCCCGCCCATCCGCCGCGCGCGCTGCTGGAGATCCGCAAGGCGATGGGCCGCGACGACATCCTGATCTCCGACGTCGGGCTGCACAAGCTGTGGATCGGGCGGATGTTCCCCGCGCACGAGCCGAACACGGTGATGATCGCCAACGGCCTCGCGGGGATGGGCTTCGCCGTCCCGAGCGCGATCGGCGCCAAGCTCGTCCATCCCGAGCGCAAGGTCGTCACGGTCAGCGGCGACGGCGGCTTCCTGATGAACTGCCAGGAGCTGGAGACCGCGGTCCGGCTCAGAACGCCGTTCGTCAACGTGATCTGGGAGAACCGCCAATACGGCTCGATCGTCTGGAAGCAGGACAAGAAGTTCGGCCGCCACTTCGGCGTCGACTTCACCAACCCGGACTTCGTCATGCTGGCCGAGTCGTTCGGCCTGCCGGCGTGGAGAGCCGAGTCGATCGAGGACTTCGCCGCCCGCTTCCAGCACGCGCTCACGCTCGACGTCCCGTCGTTGATCGTGCTGCCGATCGACTACTCGCCCGACGTCGCGCTGACCGAGCAGCTGGGAACCGAGACCGTCGCGACCTGA
- a CDS encoding alpha/beta fold hydrolase: MRLRLYHHRDGARVAYRETGSGPGLVLLHSLGLSHREWEPVIEPLSTRFRLVLPDLPLHGDSEDRPRHPYSPDWLTEVIAGFCAETLGPRPLVGGHDLGGELLLRAVSGGLLSPRRLVLMPNRLHRRDELRTRRALWRGACKAAALPGVDRALARGATFVFRPAIGERLSHQRNPAARDLMRHAFMDVAGNGNRARSWAKFVRRWPAEPQRQLLDAYPAIAARTLLLWADADPAHPLEAAREALDLLPDGQLRVLPDTGFLMAYDDPVGLARELISFCG, encoded by the coding sequence ATGAGGCTCCGGCTCTACCACCACCGCGACGGCGCGCGCGTCGCCTACCGCGAGACCGGCTCCGGGCCCGGACTGGTGCTGCTGCACTCGCTCGGGCTGTCGCACCGCGAGTGGGAGCCGGTGATCGAGCCGCTCTCGACGCGCTTCCGCCTCGTGCTGCCCGACCTGCCGCTGCACGGCGACAGCGAGGACCGGCCGCGCCACCCCTATTCGCCCGACTGGCTGACCGAGGTGATCGCCGGCTTCTGTGCCGAGACGCTCGGGCCGCGCCCGCTCGTCGGCGGCCACGACCTCGGCGGCGAGCTGCTGCTGCGCGCGGTCTCCGGCGGCCTCCTCAGCCCGCGCCGGCTGGTGCTGATGCCCAACCGCCTCCACCGCCGTGACGAGCTGCGGACGCGCCGCGCGCTGTGGCGCGGCGCCTGCAAGGCGGCGGCGCTGCCCGGGGTCGACCGCGCGCTGGCGCGCGGCGCCACGTTCGTCTTCCGCCCCGCGATCGGCGAGCGGCTCTCGCATCAGCGCAACCCCGCCGCGCGCGACCTGATGCGGCACGCGTTCATGGACGTCGCCGGCAACGGCAACCGCGCCCGCTCGTGGGCGAAGTTCGTCCGCCGCTGGCCTGCCGAGCCGCAGCGCCAGCTGCTCGACGCCTACCCGGCGATCGCGGCGAGAACGCTGCTGCTGTGGGCCGACGCCGATCCCGCCCACCCGCTGGAGGCGGCGCGCGAGGCGCTCGACCTGCTGCCGGACGGACAGCTGCGCGTGCTGCCGGACACCGGCTTCCTGATGGCCTACGACGATCCGGTGGGCCTCGCGCGCGAGCTGATCTCGTTCTGTGGGTAG
- a CDS encoding class II fumarate hydratase — protein sequence MGVQEQEQLWGGETTKAVANFPVSGERVPVPVVRWLGRIKGAAARVNGELGLLDGEIAERIAAAGDEIAAGKHDGQFPVDVFQTGSGTSSNMNANEVIATLSGAHQNDHVNMGQSSNDVFPSAVHLAALDEATNDLLPALERLEAAFAAKAAAFEDIVKSGRTHLMDAVPVTLGQEFSGYAAQIRLGAKRVRNALPQVAQIPLGGTATGTGLNTHPEFAARVRGKLAESSGLEILPPEDPFEAQGNRDALVELSGALKVIAVSLTKIANDLALMGSGPRAGIGELFLPELQKGSSIMPGKVNPVIPEVVLQVSAQVIGNDTAITVGGLQGQFELNVRIPLIARNLLQSISLLANTSRLFAEKCVEGITANEAGCERSAESTLAVATALNPFIGYDKASEIVKEAASSGRTLREVALEKGVSEETYNEAIDLRRIARGSAA from the coding sequence ATGGGCGTGCAGGAGCAGGAGCAGCTGTGGGGCGGCGAGACGACGAAGGCGGTCGCGAACTTCCCGGTCTCCGGTGAGCGCGTGCCGGTGCCGGTCGTGCGCTGGCTCGGCCGCATCAAGGGCGCCGCGGCGCGCGTCAACGGCGAGCTGGGCCTGCTCGACGGGGAGATCGCCGAGCGGATCGCGGCGGCCGGCGACGAGATCGCCGCCGGCAAGCACGACGGGCAGTTCCCCGTCGACGTCTTCCAGACCGGCTCCGGCACGTCGTCGAACATGAACGCCAACGAGGTGATCGCGACCCTCTCCGGCGCGCACCAGAACGACCACGTCAACATGGGCCAGTCGTCGAACGACGTCTTCCCCTCCGCGGTCCACCTCGCCGCGCTCGACGAGGCGACGAACGACCTGCTGCCGGCGCTTGAGCGGCTCGAAGCGGCGTTCGCGGCGAAGGCCGCCGCGTTCGAGGACATCGTGAAGTCGGGCCGCACGCACCTGATGGACGCCGTCCCGGTCACGCTCGGCCAGGAGTTCTCCGGCTACGCCGCGCAGATCCGGCTCGGCGCCAAGCGCGTCCGCAACGCGCTGCCGCAGGTCGCGCAGATCCCGCTCGGCGGCACCGCGACCGGCACCGGCCTCAACACGCACCCCGAGTTCGCGGCGCGGGTGCGCGGCAAGCTGGCTGAGTCGAGCGGGCTGGAGATCCTGCCGCCCGAGGACCCGTTCGAGGCGCAGGGCAACCGCGACGCGCTCGTCGAGCTGTCCGGCGCGCTGAAGGTGATCGCCGTCTCGCTGACGAAGATCGCCAACGACCTCGCGCTGATGGGCTCGGGCCCGCGCGCCGGGATCGGCGAGCTGTTCCTGCCCGAGCTGCAGAAGGGCTCGTCGATCATGCCGGGCAAGGTCAACCCGGTGATCCCGGAGGTCGTCCTCCAGGTCAGCGCGCAGGTGATCGGCAACGACACCGCGATCACGGTCGGCGGCCTGCAGGGCCAGTTCGAGCTGAACGTGCGGATCCCGCTGATCGCGCGCAACCTGCTGCAGTCGATCTCGCTGCTGGCGAACACGTCGCGGCTGTTCGCCGAGAAGTGCGTCGAGGGCATCACCGCCAACGAGGCCGGCTGCGAGCGCTCCGCCGAGTCGACGCTTGCCGTCGCGACGGCGCTGAACCCGTTCATCGGCTACGACAAGGCGAGCGAGATCGTCAAGGAGGCGGCCAGCTCGGGTCGCACGCTGCGCGAGGTCGCGCTCGAGAAGGGCGTCTCGGAGGAGACCTACAACGAGGCGATCGACCTGCGCAGAATCGCGCGCGGAAGCGCGGCGTAG